Proteins encoded within one genomic window of Acinetobacter sp. WCHA55:
- a CDS encoding PhzF family phenazine biosynthesis protein: MKMYQVDAFTTELFKGNPAAVIVRDEWLAVDLMQNIALENNLAETAFVKVIDAENFEIRWFTPQVEVDFCGHATLASSFVLFRDYTDAKRIQFHVKDLGIFIIDQDADGKIHMNFPIRAPQKLEDYPGEIHELVDCEIKEVYLNPQAYILVCESEQAVKDAKPNLDKIRQMAEKHKVSTAITAKNLDVTLTSTSQDYDYIARYFAPHKGINEDPVTGSMHTGLAPLWAEKLGKTSLLAYQASSRGGLLYCDIQSETRIQISGYAKLYMTAELYLD; this comes from the coding sequence ATGAAAATGTATCAAGTCGATGCCTTTACAACTGAATTATTCAAAGGTAATCCTGCAGCTGTGATTGTGCGTGATGAATGGTTAGCAGTAGATTTGATGCAGAATATTGCCTTGGAAAATAACTTGGCAGAAACGGCTTTTGTGAAAGTCATTGATGCTGAAAACTTTGAAATTCGCTGGTTCACTCCTCAGGTTGAAGTGGACTTTTGTGGGCACGCGACTTTAGCCAGTAGTTTCGTCCTGTTTCGGGATTATACCGATGCCAAACGAATCCAGTTTCATGTAAAAGACTTGGGTATTTTTATCATTGATCAAGATGCTGACGGCAAGATTCATATGAATTTTCCAATTCGTGCACCGCAAAAGTTAGAAGACTATCCTGGGGAAATTCATGAGTTGGTCGACTGTGAAATTAAAGAAGTCTATTTAAATCCACAGGCTTATATTTTAGTATGTGAGTCTGAGCAGGCAGTTAAAGATGCCAAGCCAAACTTAGATAAAATTCGTCAAATGGCAGAAAAGCATAAAGTCAGTACTGCGATTACCGCCAAGAACTTGGATGTTACCCTGACTTCAACGTCGCAAGATTATGATTATATCGCGCGTTATTTCGCGCCACATAAAGGCATCAATGAAGACCCAGTGACAGGCTCGATGCATACAGGTCTTGCACCCTTGTGGGCAGAGAAGTTAGGCAAAACCTCATTGCTTGCCTATCAGGCATCGAGCCGTGGAGGATTGCTTTACTGCGATATCCAGTCTGAAACACGGATCCAAATTTCTGGCTATGCCAAGTTATATATGACGGCTGAATTGTACTTAGATTAA